One Novosphingobium sp. EMRT-2 DNA segment encodes these proteins:
- a CDS encoding primosomal protein N': MNRVRCLVFNAALGPLDYRVPDGMAVEPGSVVVAPLGPRQIIGVVWEAERLPGTEVPESKLRPLLAVLPVPSLAAPLRRLIEWCADYYLAPIASVARMALSSTAALRGGGTVTEYRLTGREPTGRITPQRAQALDLLIDQQATIRELAEIAGVSDGVLRGMVNAGLLEPVLVDSDRPYPAPDPRHAVPDLSDQQREAAATFVTAVEEHAFRPFLLDGVTGSGKTETYFEAIARAIGMGRQVLVLLPEIALTESFLKRFEARFGVAPVTWHSSLKSSERRRAWCGIAAGQARVVVGARSALFLPFARLGLIVVDEAHEISFKQDDGVRYNARDVAVMRARFENVPVILASATPALESLQMAEAGRYERVVLPDRFGGASLPDIAVVDLREQQPPRGHWLAPPLVEALKDRLEKGEQSLLFLNRRGYAPLTLCRNCGYRFQCPNCSAWLVEHRLSRRLACHHCGHEVPTPDACPECGEPDCLVACGPGVERIADEVAEILPQARVALVTSDTLTSPAKAAEFVEQASNKAIDVIVGTQLVTKGYHFPELTLVGVVDADMGLEGGDLRAAERTYQQIAQVAGRAGRGEKPGEVLIQTRHPEAPVIGALASGDRDAFYAAETEARRDAGAPPFGRWAAIIVSSEDEAEAREAARAIGGTRPELPDVMILGPAPAPLSLLRGRYRYRLLVNARRSTELQRVIRAWLDPLRFPSGVRVAVDIDPYSFV; this comes from the coding sequence ATGAACCGCGTCCGCTGCCTCGTCTTCAACGCCGCCCTCGGCCCGCTGGACTACCGCGTGCCCGACGGCATGGCGGTGGAGCCGGGTTCGGTGGTGGTCGCGCCGCTCGGCCCGCGCCAGATCATCGGCGTGGTGTGGGAGGCGGAGCGGCTGCCCGGCACCGAGGTTCCCGAATCGAAACTGCGGCCGCTTCTTGCCGTGCTGCCGGTGCCGTCGCTGGCCGCGCCGCTGCGCCGGCTGATCGAATGGTGCGCCGACTACTACCTCGCCCCGATCGCCTCGGTTGCGCGCATGGCGCTGTCGAGCACGGCAGCGCTGCGGGGCGGCGGCACCGTCACCGAATACCGCCTGACCGGGCGCGAGCCCACCGGACGGATCACCCCGCAACGCGCGCAGGCGCTGGACCTGCTGATCGACCAGCAGGCGACGATCCGCGAACTGGCGGAGATCGCCGGCGTTTCCGACGGCGTCCTGCGCGGGATGGTCAACGCCGGTCTGCTCGAACCCGTGCTGGTGGACAGCGACCGCCCCTACCCTGCGCCCGATCCGCGCCATGCCGTGCCGGATCTTTCGGACCAGCAGCGCGAAGCGGCGGCCACGTTCGTGACGGCGGTGGAAGAGCATGCCTTCCGTCCGTTCCTGCTCGATGGCGTGACCGGCTCGGGCAAGACCGAAACCTATTTCGAAGCCATCGCCCGCGCGATCGGAATGGGGCGGCAGGTGCTGGTGCTGCTGCCCGAAATCGCGCTAACCGAAAGTTTCCTCAAGCGGTTCGAGGCGCGCTTCGGTGTCGCGCCGGTCACCTGGCATTCCTCACTCAAGTCCTCCGAACGCCGCCGCGCCTGGTGCGGCATCGCCGCCGGACAGGCCCGGGTCGTGGTCGGCGCGCGCTCGGCGCTGTTCCTTCCCTTCGCGCGGCTGGGCCTGATCGTCGTCGACGAGGCGCACGAAATCTCGTTCAAGCAGGACGATGGCGTGCGCTACAACGCGCGCGACGTGGCGGTGATGCGCGCCCGGTTCGAAAACGTGCCGGTAATCCTCGCCAGCGCCACCCCCGCGCTTGAAAGCCTGCAGATGGCCGAGGCCGGTCGCTACGAGCGCGTGGTGCTGCCCGACCGCTTCGGCGGCGCGTCGCTGCCCGACATCGCGGTGGTCGATCTGCGCGAACAGCAGCCGCCGCGGGGGCACTGGCTGGCCCCTCCGCTGGTGGAAGCGCTGAAGGACCGGCTGGAAAAGGGCGAACAGTCGCTGCTGTTCCTCAACCGGCGCGGCTATGCCCCGCTCACGCTGTGCCGCAACTGCGGCTATCGCTTCCAGTGCCCGAACTGTTCGGCCTGGCTGGTCGAGCACCGACTGTCGCGCCGGCTGGCCTGCCATCACTGCGGGCACGAAGTGCCGACGCCGGACGCATGCCCCGAATGCGGCGAGCCGGACTGCCTCGTCGCCTGTGGTCCGGGCGTGGAGCGCATCGCCGATGAGGTCGCGGAAATCCTTCCGCAAGCGCGGGTTGCGCTGGTCACTTCAGACACGCTGACAAGCCCCGCCAAGGCCGCCGAATTCGTGGAGCAGGCATCGAACAAGGCGATCGACGTGATCGTCGGTACCCAACTCGTGACCAAGGGCTATCACTTCCCCGAGCTGACATTGGTGGGCGTGGTCGATGCCGACATGGGCCTCGAAGGCGGCGATTTGCGCGCGGCGGAGCGCACCTATCAGCAGATCGCGCAGGTGGCAGGACGCGCCGGGCGCGGTGAAAAGCCGGGCGAAGTCCTGATCCAGACCCGCCATCCCGAGGCGCCCGTGATCGGGGCACTGGCCAGCGGCGACCGCGACGCTTTCTACGCCGCCGAGACCGAAGCGCGCCGCGACGCCGGCGCGCCCCCGTTCGGGCGCTGGGCGGCGATCATCGTCTCGAGCGAGGACGAGGCCGAAGCGCGCGAGGCGGCGCGTGCGATCGGCGGCACCCGCCCGGAACTGCCCGACGTGATGATCCTTGGCCCCGCCCCGGCTCCGCTTTCGTTGCTGCGCGGACGCTATCGCTACCGCCTGCTGGTCAACGCGCGCCGCTCCACCGAACTCCAGCGCGTGATCCGTGCGTGGCTGGACCCGCTGCGGTTCCCCTCGGGGGTGCGGGTGGCCGTGGACATCGATCCGTACAGCTTCGTCTAA
- a CDS encoding bifunctional transcriptional activator/DNA repair enzyme AdaA: MPETKIDSTTRRVIGNGSGIDFDWAYAAFERRDRSLDGRFVGAVLTTGIYCKPSCPARRPRRENVVFYADGAEARTAGFRACRRCLPDEVGRDRIAVERAVALLQEENAPRLEQLAALVGYAPHHFQRLFKRETGLSPARYARERRAERARQALETAGNVTEAVYAAGYSAPSRFYEETGKELGMTPSAWRNGGANVEIHWDIAETSLAPMLLAATARGICRLSFNEDEADLRARFPHATLVRGGEYVAVLREAAIAACDRPAEMPDLPLDVDGTAFQQAVWRELRRIPPGETRSYAEVAAAVGKPSAVRAAGSANGANNVAVLIPCHRVIRSDGTLGGYAYGLDIKRALLARESA; this comes from the coding sequence ATGCCCGAAACCAAGATCGACAGCACGACTCGCCGGGTGATCGGAAACGGCTCAGGCATCGACTTCGACTGGGCCTATGCCGCGTTCGAGCGGCGGGATCGCAGCCTGGACGGGCGGTTTGTCGGCGCGGTGCTGACCACCGGCATCTACTGCAAGCCAAGCTGCCCGGCGCGGCGTCCCCGGCGCGAGAACGTGGTGTTCTATGCCGATGGCGCGGAGGCGCGGACGGCGGGCTTCCGGGCCTGCCGGCGCTGCCTGCCCGACGAGGTTGGCCGCGACCGGATCGCGGTCGAACGGGCGGTTGCGCTGTTGCAGGAGGAAAACGCGCCCAGGCTTGAGCAGTTGGCGGCGCTGGTCGGCTATGCGCCGCACCACTTCCAGCGCCTGTTCAAGCGGGAGACCGGGCTTTCGCCCGCCCGCTATGCGCGCGAGCGGCGGGCTGAACGGGCGCGGCAGGCGCTGGAGACGGCGGGCAACGTGACCGAGGCGGTCTATGCGGCGGGCTATTCGGCGCCCAGCCGTTTCTACGAGGAAACCGGAAAGGAACTGGGGATGACGCCATCGGCCTGGCGCAACGGCGGCGCGAACGTCGAAATTCACTGGGACATCGCGGAGACAAGCCTTGCGCCCATGCTGCTGGCGGCAACCGCGCGGGGAATCTGCCGGCTTTCGTTCAACGAGGACGAGGCTGATCTGCGCGCCCGCTTTCCCCATGCCACGCTGGTGCGCGGCGGCGAATACGTGGCGGTCCTGCGCGAAGCGGCCATCGCCGCCTGCGACCGTCCGGCGGAAATGCCGGACCTGCCGCTCGATGTGGATGGCACCGCGTTCCAGCAGGCGGTGTGGCGCGAACTGCGCCGCATTCCGCCAGGTGAAACCCGCAGCTATGCCGAAGTCGCCGCGGCCGTAGGCAAGCCCTCCGCCGTGCGCGCGGCCGGGTCTGCCAACGGCGCGAACAACGTCGCCGTGCTGATCCCGTGCCACCGGGTGATTCGCTCGGACGGCACGCTGGGGGGCTATGCCTATGGCCTCGACATCAAGCGCGCGTTGCTCGCCCGCGAAAGCGCTTGA
- a CDS encoding S1C family serine protease produces MPSFRCAARAIALLFLALIAAPALADPADIAAASRGVVRVVIIQNDGDNAQLITHGSGFAIAPDLVVTNAHVVDELRQDDSLLVGVVPAEGRSGYQARLVAYSPSNDLALLKVDSKASLSPVTLFSGAPADSAEVYAVGYPGNVDLAQGLSMADLVTPQAPVKTRGYVSAGRTSRSFDTLLHTAPIGAGNSGGPLFDSCGRVLGVNSFGTVSDNSTDSAFYFAISMRELTAFLRQAKVEAHVSGLPCTSIADLDRAESERAASDHARQAADAEARNATKAKALEKARRDAEIAVLSERDNGMALAALLLVSALLAGGSALLFMQRNESRNLRIAGAAGGVLLLAAIVTWLVRPSLESIETRAEDMLAAASPTPGVTAPGAATEGTGRMACVIDTQRSRVTVSDITDVPLEWSADGCVNGRAQYGLAQDGWTRILVPDGEETISVNRYDPATRTYIVERFLMSLDDMNKARAERKKIVVPACGAPTDAARRFGEAQQAIKALLPAEPNERMRYNCQPQP; encoded by the coding sequence ATGCCGAGTTTCCGCTGCGCCGCGCGCGCCATCGCCCTTCTGTTCCTTGCGCTGATCGCCGCACCGGCGCTGGCCGATCCGGCGGATATCGCCGCGGCTAGCCGGGGCGTGGTGCGCGTGGTCATCATCCAGAACGATGGCGACAACGCCCAGCTCATCACGCACGGCAGCGGCTTCGCCATCGCGCCCGACCTGGTGGTGACCAACGCCCACGTCGTGGACGAACTGCGCCAGGACGATTCGCTGCTCGTGGGCGTCGTGCCCGCCGAAGGGCGCAGCGGCTATCAGGCGCGGCTTGTCGCCTATTCGCCCAGCAACGATCTGGCGCTGCTTAAGGTCGACAGCAAGGCATCGCTTTCGCCCGTCACGCTGTTTTCGGGCGCGCCGGCGGACAGCGCGGAAGTCTATGCCGTCGGCTATCCCGGCAATGTCGATCTGGCGCAGGGCCTGTCGATGGCCGATCTGGTCACACCGCAGGCCCCGGTGAAGACGCGCGGCTATGTCTCGGCCGGGCGCACGTCCAGATCGTTCGACACGCTGCTGCACACCGCACCGATCGGCGCGGGCAATTCGGGCGGGCCACTGTTCGATTCGTGCGGGCGCGTGCTGGGCGTGAACAGCTTCGGCACGGTCAGCGACAACAGCACCGATTCGGCGTTCTATTTCGCCATCTCCATGCGCGAACTGACCGCCTTCCTGCGGCAGGCAAAGGTCGAAGCCCATGTCAGCGGGCTGCCCTGCACCTCGATCGCCGACCTCGACCGCGCCGAAAGCGAACGCGCCGCCAGCGATCACGCCCGCCAGGCCGCCGATGCCGAAGCCAGGAACGCCACCAAGGCGAAGGCGCTCGAAAAGGCGCGCCGCGATGCGGAAATCGCGGTTCTTTCCGAACGCGACAACGGCATGGCTCTAGCCGCGCTTCTGCTGGTGTCGGCGCTGCTGGCCGGCGGCAGCGCCCTGCTGTTCATGCAGCGCAACGAGAGCCGGAATCTCAGGATCGCCGGCGCCGCCGGGGGCGTGCTGCTGCTGGCCGCGATCGTGACCTGGCTGGTGCGCCCGTCGCTCGAATCGATCGAGACGAGGGCGGAGGACATGCTCGCGGCTGCGAGCCCGACCCCCGGCGTCACCGCCCCCGGCGCGGCGACGGAAGGCACCGGGCGCATGGCCTGCGTGATCGATACCCAGCGCAGCCGGGTCACCGTTTCGGACATCACCGACGTTCCGCTGGAATGGAGCGCCGACGGCTGCGTCAACGGCCGGGCGCAATACGGGCTGGCTCAGGACGGCTGGACGCGAATCCTCGTTCCGGACGGCGAGGAGACGATTTCGGTCAACCGCTACGATCCGGCAACGCGGACCTACATCGTCGAGCGCTTCCTGATGAGCCTTGATGACATGAACAAGGCCCGCGCCGAACGGAAGAAAATCGTAGTCCCAGCGTGCGGCGCACCGACCGACGCCGCGCGGCGCTTTGGCGAGGCGCAGCAGGCGATCAAGGCGCTGCTTCCGGCCGAACCAAACGAGCGGATGCGCTACAACTGCCAGCCGCAGCCCTGA
- a CDS encoding F0F1 ATP synthase subunit delta, giving the protein MEVSSGITASLQGRYASALYDLAREQDAVSTVEGDLEKLSAAIRESADLAALIRNPQVSREAAGKVVEGIAGLLGLAPLTKNFLGVLAGNRRLSALPDVVRAFSAIAAAARGEVTAEVTTAHPLDSAQLADLSAKLKEREGRDVKVKASVDPDILGGLVVRIGSTMIDSSIRTRLNSLAQAMKG; this is encoded by the coding sequence GTGGAAGTTTCCAGCGGCATTACGGCCAGTCTGCAAGGGCGTTACGCATCGGCGCTCTATGATCTGGCGCGCGAGCAGGACGCCGTTTCCACCGTGGAAGGCGATCTCGAAAAGCTCTCCGCCGCGATCCGCGAATCGGCCGATCTGGCCGCGCTGATCCGCAACCCGCAAGTCAGCCGCGAAGCCGCCGGCAAGGTCGTCGAGGGAATCGCCGGCCTGCTGGGTCTGGCGCCGCTGACCAAGAACTTCCTCGGCGTGCTCGCCGGCAACCGCCGCCTGTCCGCCCTGCCCGACGTCGTGCGCGCCTTCTCGGCGATCGCCGCCGCCGCGCGCGGCGAGGTGACGGCCGAAGTCACCACGGCGCACCCGCTCGACTCCGCGCAGCTTGCCGATCTTTCGGCGAAGCTGAAGGAACGCGAAGGGCGCGACGTGAAGGTGAAGGCCAGCGTCGATCCCGACATTCTGGGCGGTCTTGTCGTGCGCATCGGCAGCACGATGATCGACAGTTCCATCCGCACCCGTCTCAATTCTCTCGCCCAGGCGATGAAGGGCTGA
- the atpA gene encoding F0F1 ATP synthase subunit alpha, protein MEIRAAEISKVIKDQIASFGTEAQVSEVGSVLSVGDGIARIHGLDKVQAGEMVEFTNGVKGMALNLEADNVGVVIFGSDAEIKEGDTVKRTGTIVDVPVGKGLLGRVVDALGNPIDGKGPIEAASRQRVEVKAPGIIPRKSVHEPVQTGLKAIDALVPVGRGQRELIIGDRQTGKTAVAIDTFINQKAVNAGTDEGKKLYCIYVAVGQKRSTVAQIVRQLEENGAMEYSIVIAATASEPAPLQYLAPYTGATMGEFFRDNGMHAVIVYDDLSKQAVAYRQMSLLLRRPPGREAYPGDVFYLHSRLLERAAKMNDENGAGSLTALPIIETQAGDVSAYIPTNVISITDGQIFLETGLFYQGIRPAINVGLSVSRVGSSAQTKAMKKVAGSIKLELAQYREMAAFAQFGSDLDASTQKLLNRGARLTELLKQPQFSPLGFEEQTCVIFAGTQGYLDAVPTSRVTEYEAELLSFLRTSHADLLGLIRDTKDLGDEAKGKLVAALDAFAKQFA, encoded by the coding sequence ATGGAAATCCGCGCCGCTGAAATCTCGAAGGTCATCAAGGACCAGATCGCCAGCTTCGGCACAGAGGCCCAGGTCTCGGAAGTCGGCTCCGTGCTGTCCGTGGGTGACGGCATCGCCCGCATTCATGGGCTCGACAAGGTCCAGGCCGGTGAAATGGTGGAATTCACCAACGGCGTGAAGGGCATGGCGCTCAACCTCGAAGCCGACAACGTCGGCGTCGTGATCTTCGGCTCGGACGCCGAGATCAAGGAAGGCGATACCGTCAAGCGCACCGGCACGATCGTGGACGTGCCCGTGGGCAAGGGCCTGCTCGGCCGCGTGGTCGACGCGCTCGGCAACCCGATCGACGGCAAAGGTCCGATCGAGGCCGCCAGCCGCCAGCGCGTGGAAGTCAAGGCGCCGGGCATCATCCCCCGCAAGTCGGTGCATGAACCCGTGCAGACCGGCCTCAAGGCGATCGACGCGCTCGTGCCCGTCGGCCGTGGCCAGCGCGAACTAATCATCGGCGACCGCCAGACCGGCAAGACCGCCGTCGCCATCGACACCTTCATCAACCAGAAGGCCGTCAACGCCGGCACCGACGAAGGCAAGAAGCTTTACTGCATCTACGTCGCCGTCGGTCAGAAGCGCTCGACCGTGGCGCAGATCGTCCGCCAGCTCGAGGAAAACGGCGCGATGGAATACTCCATCGTCATCGCCGCCACCGCTTCGGAACCGGCACCGCTCCAGTACCTCGCGCCCTACACCGGCGCGACCATGGGCGAATTCTTCCGCGACAACGGCATGCACGCCGTGATCGTGTACGACGACCTTTCCAAGCAAGCCGTGGCCTACCGCCAGATGTCGCTGCTGCTGCGCCGCCCGCCGGGCCGCGAAGCCTATCCGGGCGACGTGTTCTATCTCCACAGCCGCCTGCTCGAGCGCGCCGCGAAGATGAACGACGAGAACGGCGCCGGCTCGCTGACCGCCCTGCCGATCATCGAAACCCAGGCGGGCGACGTTTCGGCCTACATCCCGACCAACGTGATCTCGATCACCGACGGCCAGATCTTCCTGGAAACCGGCCTGTTCTACCAGGGCATCCGCCCGGCCATCAACGTCGGCCTCTCGGTTTCGCGCGTGGGTTCGTCGGCGCAGACCAAGGCGATGAAGAAGGTCGCCGGCTCGATCAAGCTGGAACTGGCGCAGTACCGCGAAATGGCGGCCTTCGCGCAGTTCGGTTCGGACCTCGATGCCTCGACGCAGAAGCTGCTCAACCGTGGCGCGCGCCTGACCGAGCTGCTCAAGCAGCCCCAGTTCTCGCCGCTCGGCTTCGAAGAGCAGACCTGCGTGATCTTCGCCGGCACGCAGGGCTATCTCGATGCCGTGCCGACCAGCCGCGTGACCGAGTACGAAGCCGAACTGCTCAGCTTCCTGCGCACGAGCCATGCCGACCTGCTCGGCCTGATCCGCGACACCAAAGACTTGGGCGACGAAGCCAAGGGCAAGCTGGTCGCCGCGCTCGACGCGTTCGCCAAGCAGTTCGCGTAA
- a CDS encoding F0F1 ATP synthase subunit gamma, translating into MASLKELKGRINSVKSTQKITKAKQMVAAAKLRKAQAAAEAARPYASRLAEVMGSLAAKVAGQDNGPLLMRGTGSDQRHLLVVVNTDKGLCGGLNSNIVKEAKAQARALIAAGKTVTFYLVGKKGRAPLRRDYPKAIAENFDTSTVRTPGFDEASAIAHQILAMFEAGKFDVAHLVAPKFKSALAQDPVTTQIIPVPAPAAAAAADAVVEYEPGEEEILEELLPRYVTTQVFGALLEREASEQGASMTAMDNATRNAGELINKLTIQYNRSRQAAITTELIEIIAGAEAL; encoded by the coding sequence GTGGCTTCGCTGAAGGAACTCAAAGGCCGGATCAACTCGGTCAAGTCGACCCAGAAGATCACCAAGGCCAAGCAGATGGTCGCGGCGGCCAAGCTGCGCAAGGCGCAGGCGGCGGCAGAAGCCGCGCGCCCCTATGCCAGTCGCCTGGCCGAAGTCATGGGCAGCCTTGCCGCCAAGGTCGCCGGGCAGGACAACGGGCCGCTGCTGATGCGCGGCACCGGGTCCGACCAGCGCCACCTGCTTGTCGTGGTCAACACCGACAAGGGCCTGTGCGGCGGTCTCAATTCGAACATCGTCAAGGAAGCCAAGGCCCAGGCCCGCGCGCTGATCGCCGCCGGCAAGACCGTGACCTTCTACCTCGTCGGCAAGAAGGGCCGCGCGCCGCTGCGCCGCGATTATCCCAAGGCGATCGCGGAGAACTTCGACACCAGCACGGTGCGCACGCCCGGCTTCGACGAAGCCAGCGCGATCGCGCACCAGATCCTCGCCATGTTCGAAGCGGGCAAGTTCGACGTCGCCCACCTCGTGGCGCCGAAATTCAAGTCGGCGCTGGCGCAGGACCCGGTGACCACGCAGATCATTCCGGTTCCCGCCCCCGCCGCCGCGGCTGCGGCCGACGCGGTGGTGGAATACGAACCGGGCGAGGAGGAAATCCTCGAAGAACTGCTGCCGCGCTACGTCACCACGCAAGTGTTCGGCGCGCTGCTGGAACGCGAAGCGTCCGAACAGGGCGCGTCGATGACCGCGATGGACAACGCCACGCGTAACGCCGGCGAGCTGATCAACAAGTTGACCATTCAGTACAACCGCAGCCGCCAGGCCGCGATCACCACCGAACTCATCGAAATCATCGCGGGCGCGGAAGCGCTCTGA
- the atpD gene encoding F0F1 ATP synthase subunit beta, producing MATAVATSTGKISQVIGAVVDVSFDGELPAILSALETDNNGNRLVLEVAQHLGENTVRTIAMDSTDGLTRGQPVSNTGAQISVPVGPKTLGRIMNVIGEPIDERGPVGAEQTAPIHAKAPEFIDQSTEAAILVTGIKVIDLLAPYARGGKIGLFGGAGVGKTVLIQELINNIAKGHGGVSVFAGVGERTREGNDLYHEFLDAGVIAKDADGNPTPDGSKVALVFGQMNEPPGARARVALSGLTMAEYFRDQEGQDVLFFVDNIFRFTQAGSEVSALLGRIPSAVGYQPTLATDMGALQERITSTTKGSITSVQAIYVPADDLTDPAPAASFAHLDATTTLNRAISELGIYPAVDPLDSTSRVLTPAVVGQEHYDTARRVQETLQKYKSLQDIIAILGMDELSEEDKLTVARARKIQRFLSQPFHVAEVFTGISGKFVQVEDTVRSFKAVVDGEYDHLPEAAFYMVGGIDEAVAKAKKLAEEA from the coding sequence ATGGCCACCGCAGTAGCGACCTCCACCGGCAAGATCAGCCAGGTCATCGGCGCCGTCGTCGACGTGAGCTTCGATGGCGAGCTGCCGGCGATCCTCTCCGCGCTCGAAACCGACAACAACGGCAACCGCCTCGTTCTCGAAGTGGCGCAGCACCTGGGCGAAAACACCGTCCGCACCATCGCGATGGACTCGACCGACGGCCTCACCCGCGGCCAGCCGGTGAGCAATACCGGTGCGCAGATCTCGGTGCCGGTCGGCCCCAAGACGCTGGGCCGCATCATGAACGTGATCGGCGAACCGATCGACGAGCGTGGCCCGGTCGGCGCGGAACAGACCGCCCCGATCCACGCCAAGGCCCCGGAATTCATCGACCAGTCGACCGAAGCAGCGATCCTCGTCACCGGCATCAAGGTGATCGACCTGCTCGCCCCCTATGCGCGCGGCGGCAAGATCGGCCTGTTCGGCGGCGCCGGCGTGGGCAAGACCGTGCTGATCCAGGAACTGATCAACAACATCGCCAAGGGCCACGGCGGCGTCTCGGTCTTCGCGGGCGTGGGCGAACGCACCCGTGAAGGCAACGACCTCTACCACGAGTTCCTCGACGCCGGCGTTATCGCCAAGGACGCCGACGGCAACCCGACGCCGGACGGCTCGAAGGTCGCCCTCGTGTTCGGTCAGATGAACGAGCCCCCGGGCGCCCGCGCCCGCGTCGCGCTTTCGGGCCTGACCATGGCCGAATACTTCCGCGACCAGGAAGGCCAGGACGTGCTGTTCTTCGTCGACAACATCTTCCGCTTCACCCAGGCGGGTTCGGAAGTGTCGGCGCTGCTCGGCCGTATTCCTTCGGCCGTGGGCTACCAGCCGACGCTCGCAACCGACATGGGCGCGCTGCAGGAACGCATCACCTCGACCACCAAGGGTTCGATCACCTCGGTCCAGGCCATCTACGTCCCCGCCGACGACCTTACCGACCCGGCGCCGGCCGCCTCGTTCGCGCACCTTGACGCGACGACCACGCTGAACCGCGCGATCTCGGAACTCGGCATCTACCCGGCGGTCGACCCGCTCGACTCCACCTCGCGCGTGCTGACGCCCGCCGTTGTCGGCCAGGAGCACTACGACACCGCCCGCCGCGTTCAGGAAACGCTGCAGAAGTACAAGTCGCTGCAGGACATCATCGCGATCCTGGGCATGGACGAGCTGTCGGAAGAGGATAAGCTCACCGTCGCCCGCGCCCGCAAGATCCAGCGCTTCCTCAGCCAGCCGTTCCACGTCGCCGAAGTGTTCACCGGCATTTCGGGCAAGTTCGTGCAGGTTGAAGACACCGTCCGCTCGTTCAAGGCCGTGGTCGATGGCGAATACGACCACCTGCCCGAAGCCGCGTTCTACATGGTCGGCGGCATCGACGAAGCGGTCGCCAAGGCCAAGAAGCTGGCCGAAGAGGCGTAA
- a CDS encoding ATP synthase F1 subunit epsilon, with product MLHFELVTPARLVRSEEVYMVVVPGTDGEFGVLEGHAPFMSTVKDGTIKLYKSQGAVPEEIQVQGGFAEVSAKGLTVLAEHVEG from the coding sequence ATGCTGCACTTCGAACTCGTCACCCCGGCCCGCCTCGTCCGTTCGGAAGAGGTCTACATGGTCGTCGTTCCCGGCACGGACGGGGAATTCGGCGTGCTGGAAGGCCACGCGCCGTTCATGTCCACGGTCAAGGACGGCACGATCAAGCTCTACAAGAGCCAGGGCGCCGTGCCGGAGGAAATCCAGGTCCAGGGCGGCTTCGCCGAAGTCAGCGCCAAGGGACTGACCGTGCTCGCGGAGCACGTCGAGGGCTGA
- a CDS encoding VOC family protein, producing MTKYLHTMIRVTDPEATIRFFELIGVHEVRRMESEKGRFTLIFLAAPGGEGVAEVELTYNWPPEDGEGETYTGGRNFGHLAYRVENIYETCQKLADAGHIIHRPPRDGHMAFVKTPDGISVELLQDGHLEPAEPWASMPNTGSW from the coding sequence GTGACCAAGTATCTGCATACCATGATCCGGGTGACCGACCCGGAGGCCACCATCCGCTTCTTCGAGCTTATCGGCGTGCACGAAGTGCGCCGGATGGAAAGCGAGAAGGGCCGCTTCACCCTGATCTTCCTGGCCGCGCCCGGCGGGGAAGGCGTGGCCGAAGTGGAACTGACCTACAATTGGCCGCCCGAGGACGGCGAAGGCGAAACCTACACCGGCGGCCGTAACTTCGGCCATCTCGCCTACCGGGTCGAGAACATCTACGAAACCTGCCAGAAGCTGGCCGATGCCGGCCATATCATCCACCGCCCTCCGCGGGACGGGCACATGGCGTTCGTCAAGACGCCCGACGGCATATCGGTGGAACTGCTGCAGGACGGGCATCTCGAACCGGCCGAGCCGTGGGCCAGCATGCCCAACACCGGCAGCTGGTAA
- a CDS encoding TorF family putative porin: MRTSIKALLASTLFVSTLAVASPALADETAPPSDFKITGSAAVVSQYRFRGISQSNNRPAVQGAITVAHSSGFYVSTWGSSASAGNSTVNIGGTEIDVYGGYTHGLGSSGVTIDAGLYGYIYPGAPGLNYYEVYGSLAKTIGPVNAKAGVFFAPKQTVLDFTPTHHSTYVYGELSGGIPGTPITLHSHLGHTGGGFNYTKQYIDYNVGASLTWKNLTFDASVVGTNVSKSDAAAAPFADQTGTPSPFETYRAAKAVGVFSVTASF; the protein is encoded by the coding sequence ATGCGTACGTCCATCAAGGCCCTTCTGGCCTCGACTCTTTTCGTCTCGACGCTGGCCGTGGCTTCGCCCGCCCTCGCGGACGAAACCGCTCCGCCGAGCGATTTCAAAATCACCGGAAGCGCCGCCGTGGTCAGCCAGTACCGGTTCCGCGGCATCTCGCAGTCGAACAACCGTCCGGCGGTGCAGGGCGCGATCACCGTTGCCCACAGCTCGGGCTTCTATGTTTCGACCTGGGGGTCGAGCGCGTCGGCCGGCAACAGCACGGTCAACATCGGCGGCACCGAAATCGACGTTTATGGCGGTTACACCCATGGCCTGGGCAGCAGCGGCGTGACGATCGACGCGGGCCTCTATGGCTACATCTATCCGGGTGCGCCGGGCCTCAACTACTACGAAGTCTATGGCTCGCTCGCCAAGACGATCGGTCCGGTCAACGCCAAGGCGGGCGTGTTCTTCGCGCCGAAGCAGACCGTGCTCGATTTCACGCCGACGCACCACAGCACCTATGTCTATGGTGAGCTGAGCGGCGGCATTCCGGGCACGCCGATCACGCTGCACTCGCACCTGGGCCACACCGGCGGCGGCTTCAATTACACGAAGCAGTACATCGACTACAACGTGGGTGCCAGCCTGACCTGGAAGAACCTGACGTTCGACGCTTCGGTCGTCGGCACCAACGTCAGCAAGTCGGATGCGGCCGCCGCGCCCTTTGCCGACCAGACGGGCACGCCTTCGCCCTTCGAAACCTATCGCGCGGCCAAGGCCGTGGGCGTGTTCTCGGTAACCGCCAGCTTCTGA